The Photobacterium sanguinicancri genome includes the window AAAGCGCTGATTGCGTTTCTTGAATCGCTGTAAAGGATAAACACATGAATATGTCTATATTGCGTATCGCTTTGTTGATTGCGGGGCTGGCGAGCGTTACAGGGTGCCAACAAGAGCAACAGACAATATCTGGTGCGGTTCATCAGTTGCACCTTGAAAGTGCGGCTAATTTTGCTCAACAAGCCAAGGCATTAGATCAAATATTTCAGGGATACTGTCAGTCGCCAACCAATGACAACTTAGGCCAAGCTAAGGTGCAATGGTCGAAGACGATGCAAGCCTGGATGGCCCTTCAAGGGCGAGAAAGGGGCAGTGAAACAGCCTTGGAACTTAGTTGGCAGATCCAGTTTTGGCCAGATAAAAAGAACACGACAGGGCGAAAATTGAACCAGTTGCTTAAGCAAGGGGCGATGTGGCAGGCGGATGCGCTTGCGAATCAAAGTGTCGCGGTACAAGGCTTGGGAGCGGCAGAATGGTTTTTATATGATCAGCAAAGCCCTGTTGTGAAGGGGCTTGCGTCTCAGCAGAATGGAGCCTCTCAACAAGACAAAGCCTCTGCGGCTAATTGTTCATTATTTACTGCGGTTGCAGGGCGTATTGCTGGCAGCAGCACGGCGTTAGAACAAGCATGGCAAGTTAATCCATGGCAGTCTTTGCCTGCAAAAATGGCATTAGGAGAGTACTTAGGTGCGCTCAATAATCAGCTTGATTACACCATGAAGAAGCTGAGTCGCCCGTTAGGTAAGCCAGGTTCGCCTAAAGTGTATCAAGCAGAGTCATGGCGCTCTCATACATCGATGACAAACTTACAGTCGAATATTATAGCTATGCATCAGCTTTATTTAGCCAAGGGAACAGGGTTGGATAAGTTACTTCGTGATCGCGGCTATGTAGGTACCGCCGATCGTATAAATAAACGTTTCTCTGCGCTACTTGAAGATTGGCCGCAAGCGCCTGCGATGGTGCCAATGCTAAAAACTAAAGAGGGATATCGCCAATTATTGAATATCTATAACGGCTTAGAATATATCCAAATTGCGTTACAAGATGAAGTCGCTCCTGAGTTGGGTATCGTAGTGGGGTTTAATGCAACCGATGGTGACTGATTTAGCACGTCGAAAGCTACTAAAGATGACGCTGACGTCTGCATCGGTAGTATCTGCTTCTACAATGAGTGGTTGCTCTATGCTATTGCCTCTTGGTGGCGATCAACAGATCATGCAAGTGAGTGGTAAGCCAGCGATTATTGGGTGTAGCCGCCGATTATCTGGTGGTTATGCAGCTGTTGTTGCGGATACAAGTGGTACGCCTTTGTATCAATTTCCTTTGCCTGCACGAGGCCACGGTATTGCAGTACAGAAGAATGGCGCCTGGGCGGCGGCTTTTGGACGTAGGCCGGGGCAATATATGCAGGTTTTCAACTACCAAACAGGGGAGCAATTGCCCTTAGTGGTAGCGAAGCCTGATCGTTATTTTTACGGACATGGCGTGTTCTCCCCTGATGGGCAGTATCTTTATGCAACAGAAGGTGAGCGAGGTACCAGCCAAGGTATCATTGGCGTTTACCGCATCACGACACAAACGATTAATGCCAAAGTAGAAAAAGTTTCAGAGTTAACGGGATTCGGTATAGGGCCGCACGAAGTGGTTCTTGCTGATGTGAATACCTTGGCTATTGGTGTTGGAGGCGTGCATACGCAAGGGCGTACGCCTGTCAATTTAGCGTCCATGCAACCTGCATTGGTTTATCTTGATATAGCAACAGGAAAGGTTGTTGAGCAAGCTGCATTGGCAGATAAACAGCTGAGTATACGGCATTTAAGCGTGACAGAAAGTGGCGATGTTGTATGTGGTCAACAGTACCGTGGTGAACCCGATCATGCTGCGCCTTTGGTTGCTGTTCATCAACGTGGGAAGGCGTTGCAGCACCTACATGCGGAAGAAGAAGATTGGCTTCGCTTTAACCATTACATTGCCAGTATAGCAAGCTTAGATGGCTATATATTAGCAACGTCGCCGAGAGGGAATTGCTACGGTGTTTGGCGAGAGAGTGACAGGCAGCTTATTGATATAAAACCCCTTATTGATGCGTCTGGCGTGGGCGTTGTTAATAATAATTGGGTGGTGGGATCTGGATCTGGCAAGATGTTAACTGTCTCGCAGCATGGTCAACTAGCCACCAATATAAGTCCTGTTCTATGGGATAATCATTGGAGTGTTTTGGATTAAGTTTAAGAATTGATACACCTTGAAGAGTGACAGATTACTAAAATTACTCCCAGTGGTGAATGCGTTTGCCATACTTACAATACGTTAGTGAGGGAGTTCCAATGGCTATGAGAAAACAATGCAGTTTATCCGTCGCATTATTGCTCGCTCTTAGTGGGCCGCAGTGGGCAATTGCAGATGATAATGCCGTTCCGATCTTAAGCTCCCAAGGTGCTGTCACTCAGGATATTCAGCGTCAAGATTCTCCCTCCGCTACAGCTCCCTCAACGCCTTCAAAGAGTTCCTGGCAACCAACAGTTGATTCACCACAAGTTCCTAGTTCGGTATCGATTAAATCTGCACCATTGGAAATGCAAAAAGCGAAATCTTGGGTATCTGAAGTCGCTCGGAATGTTCATGATTTACAATATGTTGATAAGTTAGCTCAAATCTATTATGCCGTTGGTTATA containing:
- a CDS encoding imelysin family protein, which gives rise to MNMSILRIALLIAGLASVTGCQQEQQTISGAVHQLHLESAANFAQQAKALDQIFQGYCQSPTNDNLGQAKVQWSKTMQAWMALQGRERGSETALELSWQIQFWPDKKNTTGRKLNQLLKQGAMWQADALANQSVAVQGLGAAEWFLYDQQSPVVKGLASQQNGASQQDKASAANCSLFTAVAGRIAGSSTALEQAWQVNPWQSLPAKMALGEYLGALNNQLDYTMKKLSRPLGKPGSPKVYQAESWRSHTSMTNLQSNIIAMHQLYLAKGTGLDKLLRDRGYVGTADRINKRFSALLEDWPQAPAMVPMLKTKEGYRQLLNIYNGLEYIQIALQDEVAPELGIVVGFNATDGD
- a CDS encoding DUF1513 domain-containing protein; this encodes MVTDLARRKLLKMTLTSASVVSASTMSGCSMLLPLGGDQQIMQVSGKPAIIGCSRRLSGGYAAVVADTSGTPLYQFPLPARGHGIAVQKNGAWAAAFGRRPGQYMQVFNYQTGEQLPLVVAKPDRYFYGHGVFSPDGQYLYATEGERGTSQGIIGVYRITTQTINAKVEKVSELTGFGIGPHEVVLADVNTLAIGVGGVHTQGRTPVNLASMQPALVYLDIATGKVVEQAALADKQLSIRHLSVTESGDVVCGQQYRGEPDHAAPLVAVHQRGKALQHLHAEEEDWLRFNHYIASIASLDGYILATSPRGNCYGVWRESDRQLIDIKPLIDASGVGVVNNNWVVGSGSGKMLTVSQHGQLATNISPVLWDNHWSVLD